ACCAATATTTTTCCTGAAACTGATAAAATATTATTGTATATGGCCACTACTGTTTGCTAGAGTGTATttgagaaagaaaaacagagtgagactctctctctctctctctctctctctgtgtgtgtgtgtgtgcaagcgcAGTAGTAGTATATTAATGTGTGGCTATAAGTAGTAAATTATGTGTGGCCATTGTTTGCTGAGCACTCTTTTTCTTAAACTAATCAAATAATTAGAAACCCAAAACATACAACACAAAGTCACGgtgttacattttaaattaaacCAATACTGACCcttcattcttttttttaccCAGTTAAATAGTATAAGCAATAATATTTACCTTCTTTGACAGTGCCCTGTCCTTTAGTCTTTTCCCAAGCAGCCAGTGATTTGTCCTCCTCTGAACTCTCCAGCAGACTCTTCTCGCTGGGCACATACCAGGTGGCATGCTGCTCTGCCATCAGTGTGTCCAGGTCAATAGTGCCCATGGAGCCCTTCCCAGCGTCCGGGCTGCAGTTGGCCAGCTCTCCGTCTCCACTCTGTCCGTTGCAGTCGCCGCCTTTCTTGCCATTCTTTATGGCCAGAGGCTGATCCTCGGAAATGCTGAACTGTTGCCGCTGAAGCTGGATCTGTGCCTGCAGTATCTCCAGTGGGTGGATCTCGTCCTGACCGGAGGTGCTGGAGGGCGTGCGGACCTGCTCCATGCCCGGCGTACCTGGGTGGCCTACTCCTCCGTAGCCCTCTGGGGTTGAGGTAGTGTGGTTGGCGAGGCCCATGCCCTGGCCCTTTTGCCCACCCATCAGCCCGTTGTCTGCCCTCTGCAGCTTGGGCGAGCCACTTAGGAGCGGGCTGCGTCCGGCCTTCGCCGAGGCCGCCGCGTCGGAGGTGGACGACACCTCGTCCTCGTTGCCGTAGTGGGGACCAATGTCGTCGGGGAAGTCAACGTGGGGCGAGCAGTCGGCCGACTTGGACACGCTCTGGATGCCGCTGTCCAGGGACGACATCAGGTCGGCTTGGTCGCCCAGCATCAGGTCGCTCCCCTTCCCCCAGGAGGGCGAGGTGAGGGGCTTCTCGTGTGGCGTGCCCCCGCCCCGCTCTCCAGCGCCAGCTGTTGGTGCCGACTGCTGGCCAGGACTCACAACAGGGTTTGCATTGTCGGAGGGGAAAAAAATCCCAGGGCTCACGTGGCCActgtcccttttcctcctccctctccctctcccactccctGTTGCCGCTTTCCCCTCACTGCACGGGGTAGCGTCCATGTTGTAACTTGGGGAGAGGGCACTGGCTTCCCCCTGCACCGTCTGGTTAGGACCTGCCGGCTTAGTGTTGCTATTCCCAGGGCCGGTCATCTGGGCGCTCTGCTGGGTCGCTCCGCCTGGGAAATATTCTGGCCCGGCCCCACCGGTCCCGTTGGCTGTGCTGTTATTCACGTCCTGCTCTGTTTGACTCAGCTTTCGCTTCCCCTCGCCCTGGCTCTTCTTGTTGAATGTCACATTGAGGTTAGGGGCCCCCAGGCTGGCGATCATGTTCTGGCAGGCGGTGGACAGAGCTGCCAGGCAGCTCTGTCCGAAAACACTGTCCTTGCTGCTTGTTTTGTTAAAGCTCCCCAAAGAGAGCGCCCCCAGTTTGCTGACCGACGGGCGCTGGCCAGCTGGAAACTCAGACTGGGCGGCGAAACCCCCCGGAGATGTGCTTACCCCCTGGCCATTATTGTGTGGCGCCCCCTGCCGATTGGAACCTCCAAAAGGGAAGGAGGGCTGAGCACCCATAGGTGGCCCTGAAAAGTCATTTGGTCGCCTTTCGGATGGTGTGTTAGGCAGCCCTACACCCGCCCCGGGTGACTGCATCTGGGCTAGGTTTCCTATGTTGCTGCCGAACTGGGGGTGGATGCTAGGTGAGTGTAAGGGCTGTACGTGGCCCTCTCCTGGTATTCTCATAGGCTCCTGCATGCTCATGCCATTTACCCCAGGTCTGAACATCATGGCGGCACCATTCTGCTGCATGTCATGAGCCCCCGTCTCTCCGCCCGGGCCGCCCATGCGCCGGCCCAGCATCTCCCCCGGTGGGTGCGGCCCAGAGAACCAGCCGCTGTCAGGAGCCATGTGGGGGTTCGGGCCATCGAAGTTCACCATTCTCCCGCCACCGTCTCTCTCAAAACCAGGCTGAGGCATCGCCCCCACGGGGCCTCCGTGCACCATGGGGCCTTGAGGGACGTCTCCGTGGTGACCAAGCTGCTGCAGGTTGGGCTGCCTCATCCTCTGCTGCTGGCTCCGAGACGCCATCTGCTTGATCATCATGGCAGCGTTTTGCCGCTGCTGTAAGGACTGCTGCTCCGGCCCCGCGTGCTGTAGCGGTGGACCTGGTGGGAAGCCGTCAGACACGGGAGGCGTGAATTCTCCGGGCAGACCAGGGTAGGCGGACGGGGAGATGTGGTTCTCCATGCCAGGTGGGTTGTGCATGCCGCTGTTCCAGGATCCACAGCCCTCCCCTCCGTGGGCATTGGGGAAATCAAACCTGGGCCTCTTGGCCACATTCAAATAAGGGGAGTCAAAGTGCTGTAGCCTCTGACTGGGAGTCTgctggggagggggaggtggcTGTTGCATATTGAACATGGGGTCCCCATAGGGATGCATCCCTCTGTTCTCCAGTCTGTGAATTGGGTATTCAAACTGGTTATGCTGGCCAGGCATCATGACGCCGCCCTCCTGCATGCCGGCGTTGGCGGAGCCAGCCTCGGGCTGTGGGGGCCGTGGGAGGGAAGGTGGACAGTTTTGTCGGCCCATCAGCCCCGTCTGCTGCTGCATGAGGGGATGCCTGGCACCGGGTTCCATCCCCACTGGCATTTTGCGCCCACCCCCGAAGCGTTCAAAGAACACACTGTGCTGGGATGGGGGCTGTTGCTGCTGAGGAGGGGCCTGGGGGTGGCCTTTAGAGATGCCCTGCATTCCTGGAGCCCGCGACAGGCCTGGGTTTCCAGGAAAACTGGCTCCCGGCACTTGTCTCCCGGCCCCGAAATGGGGGAGCTGAGAGTCTGGCTCAGAGGGGGAAAACACAGATACGTCGAAATGTCCGGAGGGTGGGTCGCTAGGATAGGTGTAGTCCAAACCTTCCACTCCGCCCTGTGGGGGCATGCGTCTGGACTCCAGGTTGTGATTCTcagatgatgaagaggaaggaAGGCCATGGAAGGAGGCAGCCCGATTTGGCGACTGGTCCAGGGGCAGGCATGGGGCAGGGACGGGGTGGTTTCCGCTCGATGGTCCGTGGTGTTGAAAGTCGGGCATGGAGCCTGGTCTCTGCTGCTGCTGTGGCGGCTGCTGAGAAAATCCATCCCCCGACTGGCTCTCGGAGAGGGGGTCAAAGCCTTCTGTGAATCCCTGCTGAGGCCCCATATTACTCCCATAACCTATTAGCCTACCCCCATGTAAACAGGAGGATCCAGGACCGGGGTCCCCAAAGTTTCCCCCAAAGTGTGAATGATGTTGGTGAGGATGAGCCTGGTGGCTGTGGGGATGGTTATGAGGTTGCTGGTTGTTAAAAAACCCATGCATGGGTGCCTGCTGTTGCTGGGCTTGCTGCTGAAGTCCTCCCGCATGCATGTCCGAGTGCCCTCGCGGGTGGAAGCTGCTGTATTGCTCTCCTCCGCTCATGTTCATGTTGAGGGCGAGCATAGGAGGCTCGTTAAGGGGGCCCATACCAGGTTCAACCGTCCCTGGCGGGCCTCCGGAGTGAAAACCTGGGCTCTTGTAATGAGAGCTCATGCTTACTCTTGGCTGGTTTAAGTTTTTTTCAGCGTGGCCGGCGTTTCTGCTATTAATCTGGGGACCGAACTGTTCCAGCCCAAACATACTTCACGCGATCAATCCCGCATGACAGCCAGCTTGCCTGGCTCCACGGCAGAGTCTGCCGTCTGCCTCAGTTCGATTTCTCTGCCGACCCAACAAAGAAAAAATACGgcgataattatatatatataaaaaatacaaaaatgttaCTGGATAACAAAGTCACCGATAATATTGAACCTTTGTGGATTGTAGGTGGGATAATTAAATATCCATTTCGGGTGAGAAAATGTAAAACTCACCAGTGAAGTTCATCCAGTTCAGAAAATAAATTGTTCCATGTTTTTCTTCTGTTTTCTCTCAAACTGACTGTGACAAAACGATCTAGGATGCAAGTGGAAAGGTTTCTTCACAGTGTCACTTTCCTTATAATAACCCGTGAAATAGCCGACTTGCGCATCCGAACCTGCGGGGAAAAATGTTATTGGCACCGAGAACAGCGATTTAAAAGTACTCCCCTTATGTAAAAGTTCACAAATGCTTCGCAGTCAAATTTCAACGCAAATTTGATGACAGCAACGAGGAAAGTGAATACTGCACACGTTCTGCGTTACCATTTCGTCTCCAGGAAACATTATTCCACTTTGTTGTCAAATGTCCAGAGAATAGCGTTATAATACTGCCATTCTGCTTTAAATCCTCATCGAAGGTACATCGCAAAGACATccatatttataaaaaaaatcaaacaaagtaTAGATGATTCACTataaagtctttttttttatctggcGGTCACAAACGCTACCGATAATAAAAGCGCTTGCATGTATTTTTTAGTCCAATGTATTTAAACTGCAGCCGCGGAACCGCGCGTGCCGTAGAATCCTCGCGTTGATTTGAACTGGTGGAGAAACTAAATCCAGTCCCTTGTGTTAAGGACTAAACTCAAAAAGCCCGTCGGAGTGCGTCTGTCTCTCCGATGTGTGACCGACTGGCACGACACTAGCCAAACTCCGCGAATACAGAGCAGCTCGGC
The genomic region above belongs to Brachyhypopomus gauderio isolate BG-103 chromosome 3, BGAUD_0.2, whole genome shotgun sequence and contains:
- the mn1b gene encoding transcriptional activator MN1 yields the protein MFGLEQFGPQINSRNAGHAEKNLNQPRVSMSSHYKSPGFHSGGPPGTVEPGMGPLNEPPMLALNMNMSGGEQYSSFHPRGHSDMHAGGLQQQAQQQQAPMHGFFNNQQPHNHPHSHQAHPHQHHSHFGGNFGDPGPGSSCLHGGRLIGYGSNMGPQQGFTEGFDPLSESQSGDGFSQQPPQQQQRPGSMPDFQHHGPSSGNHPVPAPCLPLDQSPNRAASFHGLPSSSSSENHNLESRRMPPQGGVEGLDYTYPSDPPSGHFDVSVFSPSEPDSQLPHFGAGRQVPGASFPGNPGLSRAPGMQGISKGHPQAPPQQQQPPSQHSVFFERFGGGRKMPVGMEPGARHPLMQQQTGLMGRQNCPPSLPRPPQPEAGSANAGMQEGGVMMPGQHNQFEYPIHRLENRGMHPYGDPMFNMQQPPPPPQQTPSQRLQHFDSPYLNVAKRPRFDFPNAHGGEGCGSWNSGMHNPPGMENHISPSAYPGLPGEFTPPVSDGFPPGPPLQHAGPEQQSLQQRQNAAMMIKQMASRSQQQRMRQPNLQQLGHHGDVPQGPMVHGGPVGAMPQPGFERDGGGRMVNFDGPNPHMAPDSGWFSGPHPPGEMLGRRMGGPGGETGAHDMQQNGAAMMFRPGVNGMSMQEPMRIPGEGHVQPLHSPSIHPQFGSNIGNLAQMQSPGAGVGLPNTPSERRPNDFSGPPMGAQPSFPFGGSNRQGAPHNNGQGVSTSPGGFAAQSEFPAGQRPSVSKLGALSLGSFNKTSSKDSVFGQSCLAALSTACQNMIASLGAPNLNVTFNKKSQGEGKRKLSQTEQDVNNSTANGTGGAGPEYFPGGATQQSAQMTGPGNSNTKPAGPNQTVQGEASALSPSYNMDATPCSEGKAATGSGRGRGRRKRDSGHVSPGIFFPSDNANPVVSPGQQSAPTAGAGERGGGTPHEKPLTSPSWGKGSDLMLGDQADLMSSLDSGIQSVSKSADCSPHVDFPDDIGPHYGNEDEVSSTSDAAASAKAGRSPLLSGSPKLQRADNGLMGGQKGQGMGLANHTTSTPEGYGGVGHPGTPGMEQVRTPSSTSGQDEIHPLEILQAQIQLQRQQFSISEDQPLAIKNGKKGGDCNGQSGDGELANCSPDAGKGSMGTIDLDTLMAEQHATWYVPSEKSLLESSEEDKSLAAWEKTKGQGTVKEDMDLSQSKGGAAGPTPGPGGAGPHLQCLSVHCTDELGEPKGRGGTVPSWRSLHSDISNRFGTFVAALT